A section of the Pseudanabaena mucicola str. Chao 1806 genome encodes:
- a CDS encoding type II toxin-antitoxin system PemK/MazF family toxin — protein MSSYDANPPRVLVIYVPLTTQYRNSEYEVVLPNLKFLNPSSIANVQGIASIPNARLERKLGDLPSDVMLQIKQAIIFAMDLSL, from the coding sequence GTGTCTAGTTATGACGCAAATCCTCCAAGAGTTTTAGTGATTTATGTTCCGCTAACGACTCAGTATAGAAATAGTGAGTATGAAGTTGTACTTCCTAACTTGAAGTTTCTCAATCCATCATCCATAGCTAATGTTCAGGGAATTGCTTCTATTCCTAATGCAAGATTAGAACGCAAGTTGGGAGATTTGCCAAGTGATGTAATGTTACAAATCAAGCAAGCGATTATCTTCGCAATGGATTTAAGTTTGTAA
- a CDS encoding chemotaxis protein CheW: MYTFFEQVKHQDIKTDAQTQVKLSTYLKFAIDPQTLGLLESEFTKEVLTIKASHVIPVPNKPSCILGILSRHRRVYWAVDLAMLLGFQPLDPNIRLYEVILISLQDLSLALIVPDIMGVVRLPSNNFENDTFALPETLKPYQKGYIRDESKESMAYLLKVEHILQSAILHS; the protein is encoded by the coding sequence ATGTACACATTTTTCGAGCAAGTCAAGCATCAAGATATTAAGACGGATGCTCAAACCCAAGTCAAGCTGAGTACTTACTTGAAGTTTGCGATCGATCCTCAAACGCTTGGCTTATTAGAAAGTGAATTTACAAAGGAAGTGTTAACAATTAAAGCCTCTCATGTTATACCAGTGCCGAATAAACCATCTTGTATTTTAGGAATTTTAAGTCGGCATCGTCGTGTTTACTGGGCAGTTGATTTAGCTATGCTTTTAGGCTTTCAGCCCCTAGATCCCAATATCCGTCTCTATGAAGTGATTCTGATATCTTTACAGGATCTTTCACTTGCTTTAATTGTTCCTGACATTATGGGGGTTGTGCGTCTGCCTAGCAATAATTTTGAGAATGATACTTTCGCACTCCCTGAAACATTAAAACCCTACCAAAAGGGCTATATTCGTGATGAGAGTAAAGAAAGTATGGCTTATCTACTGAAAGTTGAGCATATTCTACAGTCAGCAATTTTACATTCGTAG
- a CDS encoding Uma2 family endonuclease, giving the protein MISATLSPSLSPTEYLEWEVTQEGRYEYEYGEVIEVTGGKLENNEIALNLIVLLRSHLRGRGCRILGGDAKLMTIPSNVYYFPDVVVSCDSRDRNAREFLQYPCLIAEVLSPATESRDRGIKLRNYLKIDSLQEYMLINSDSLSIEFYRRSDRTEVWEYLTINSSDLTVNDPEIQLTSIDLSLPLSLIYENVDFQQS; this is encoded by the coding sequence ATGATTTCTGCTACTTTATCGCCTAGCCTATCACCTACAGAATATCTAGAGTGGGAAGTAACACAAGAAGGTAGATATGAGTATGAGTATGGGGAAGTTATTGAGGTGACAGGTGGAAAGCTTGAAAATAATGAAATTGCTCTTAATTTAATTGTATTGCTCCGAAGTCATTTACGTGGTAGAGGTTGTCGTATCCTTGGTGGTGATGCGAAACTCATGACCATTCCGAGCAATGTTTATTACTTTCCTGATGTGGTTGTTAGTTGCGATTCTCGTGATCGCAATGCTAGAGAGTTTTTACAATATCCTTGTTTAATTGCTGAAGTCTTATCCCCTGCTACAGAAAGTCGCGATCGCGGGATTAAGTTACGCAACTATCTCAAGATTGACTCATTGCAAGAATATATGCTAATCAATTCAGATTCTCTGAGTATTGAGTTCTATCGTCGTAGTGATCGTACAGAGGTTTGGGAATATCTAACAATCAATAGTTCTGATTTAACTGTTAACGATCCCGAAATTCAACTAACTAGCATAGATCTTAGTCTTCCGCTATCACTCATCTATGAAAATGTTGACTTTCAGCAATCCTAA
- a CDS encoding S8 family peptidase encodes MKKFILACLFVAGLFWALSTYQGLAVEGKFDSMVLNFRDSLSPAQVDRELKAIASKYGIDPKFNSAFSKGNNLYIVKGDTQVLEKLKQSKELQELTEYVEANYVYSIDFFGGTTPNDPMYKDQWNLKAIDVEKAWAKTKGKGITIAVIDTGVSKVDDLKNTSFVKGYDFVNDREDASDDNGHGTHVAGTIAQSTNNNFGVAGIAYEANIMPLKVLSASGGGTISDIAEAIIFAADNGANVINMSLGGGGESKLMQEAIDYAYKKGVVIVAAAGNSNRNAAFYPARYPKVIAVSATSSTGEKAPYSNYGAGIDISAPGGAITRGKNKEKGDLSGGILQNTIDPKTKESVFRSFQGTSMASPHVAGVVALIEASGVKDPEKVMQILKQSASKVADDTLNYFGAGQLNAAAAVNLASQGQLGIPDFLRWARDNGYLSPRFWIDGGAIALIPKLIMVIGSYLLAWLINRWLPFRWNWAFSNGVFFGGAGLFFLRGFYLFDITQLPFRIAGSSLPELGNAFSNTNALNPITASVLLPLGLLVILLGHPQWKWFAMGSAIGTSVCLATSAVLAPQMMWIGDGVPAIAFLSVNAILCFGCAYLSIKSETATI; translated from the coding sequence ATGAAAAAATTTATACTCGCTTGCTTGTTTGTTGCAGGTTTGTTTTGGGCATTGTCGACTTACCAAGGCTTAGCAGTCGAAGGTAAATTTGACTCTATGGTATTAAACTTTCGCGATAGCCTATCGCCTGCTCAGGTTGATCGCGAATTGAAGGCGATCGCCTCAAAATACGGTATTGATCCGAAGTTTAATAGTGCCTTTTCCAAAGGAAATAACCTTTATATTGTTAAGGGGGATACTCAAGTCCTCGAAAAGCTCAAACAATCAAAGGAACTACAGGAACTGACGGAATATGTCGAGGCAAACTATGTCTATTCCATAGACTTTTTTGGCGGCACAACTCCTAATGATCCAATGTATAAAGATCAATGGAATCTCAAGGCGATCGATGTTGAGAAGGCATGGGCAAAGACTAAAGGTAAAGGTATTACTATTGCCGTCATTGATACAGGTGTAAGCAAAGTTGACGATTTAAAGAACACTAGTTTTGTTAAGGGTTATGATTTTGTCAACGATCGCGAAGATGCTAGTGATGATAATGGGCATGGAACCCATGTAGCAGGTACGATCGCGCAATCAACGAATAATAATTTTGGTGTTGCGGGAATTGCCTATGAAGCAAATATCATGCCGCTTAAGGTGCTGTCAGCATCAGGGGGCGGCACTATTTCCGATATTGCTGAGGCGATTATTTTCGCGGCAGATAATGGCGCAAATGTAATTAATATGAGCCTCGGTGGTGGTGGCGAAAGTAAGCTCATGCAAGAGGCGATCGACTATGCCTACAAAAAAGGTGTGGTAATCGTGGCGGCGGCTGGCAACTCGAACCGCAATGCTGCCTTCTACCCTGCCCGTTATCCTAAAGTAATCGCTGTATCCGCAACTAGTTCCACTGGCGAAAAAGCTCCCTATTCTAACTATGGAGCAGGTATCGATATCTCAGCACCTGGAGGTGCGATCACAAGGGGTAAGAATAAAGAAAAAGGCGATCTATCAGGTGGCATTTTGCAAAATACGATTGACCCAAAAACTAAGGAATCCGTATTTCGCTCTTTTCAGGGAACCAGTATGGCATCTCCACACGTTGCGGGTGTCGTTGCTCTCATCGAAGCCTCGGGGGTGAAAGATCCAGAGAAAGTAATGCAAATTCTCAAACAGTCTGCAAGCAAGGTTGCTGATGATACGCTCAATTACTTTGGCGCAGGTCAGCTAAATGCGGCGGCGGCTGTAAACTTAGCTTCGCAAGGACAATTGGGAATTCCTGATTTCTTACGCTGGGCAAGAGACAATGGCTATTTAAGTCCTCGTTTTTGGATTGATGGCGGAGCGATCGCTTTGATTCCGAAGCTAATTATGGTGATTGGTTCCTATTTACTGGCATGGTTGATTAATCGGTGGCTACCATTCAGATGGAATTGGGCTTTTTCTAATGGTGTTTTCTTTGGTGGTGCAGGTTTATTTTTCTTGCGTGGCTTCTATTTATTTGACATTACGCAACTACCATTCCGCATTGCAGGAAGTTCGCTCCCTGAGTTAGGTAATGCTTTTTCTAATACCAATGCGCTCAATCCGATTACAGCTAGTGTCCTATTGCCACTGGGCTTATTAGTTATTTTATTGGGGCATCCGCAATGGAAATGGTTTGCGATGGGTTCGGCAATTGGCACTTCTGTCTGTTTAGCTACAAGCGCAGTGTTAGCGCCACAAATGATGTGGATTGGTGATGGAGTACCTGCGATCGCATTTCTTAGTGTCAATGCTATCCTCTGTTTTGGCTGTGCCTATCTATCGATTAAGTCCGAAACTGCAACCATTTAA
- a CDS encoding 3'(2'),5'-bisphosphate nucleotidase CysQ family protein, translating into MNLALQTEICQFIREIGQKAIHLRESDFQIDEKGYDDYVTNVDRELDHLLSQRFQAWFPDDVVISEENSRSQELWKRYAELHQKYWFIDPIDGTDDFIHGREFYSVMVGILEAFQPTLGWIYAPKSDLLYFGGTAINGVFTVTNGNVPEVLYAVPPIGASSDRVIVSKKDDLAYGNAIRAAVPNVEFYTLGSFGLKVMEVVQGRASAYIYLNRRVKLWDTVGPLAIAKAAGLVCCDLSGREIGFDYDDIHPEKLTHNQLIVIGWSKFIDEYLAAIYQELQAQI; encoded by the coding sequence ATGAATCTCGCATTACAAACTGAAATCTGTCAATTTATTCGGGAGATCGGACAAAAAGCGATTCACCTCAGAGAGTCGGATTTTCAGATCGATGAGAAGGGCTACGATGATTATGTAACTAATGTTGATCGCGAACTCGATCATCTCCTCAGTCAAAGGTTTCAAGCATGGTTTCCCGATGATGTGGTAATCAGTGAAGAAAATTCGCGATCGCAGGAACTATGGAAGCGATATGCGGAACTGCATCAAAAGTACTGGTTTATCGATCCCATCGATGGCACGGATGACTTCATTCATGGACGCGAGTTCTATTCGGTAATGGTTGGGATCTTAGAAGCATTTCAGCCTACGCTGGGTTGGATCTATGCACCAAAGAGTGATCTCTTATATTTTGGCGGTACGGCGATAAATGGAGTATTCACTGTCACGAATGGGAATGTTCCTGAAGTTCTCTATGCGGTTCCGCCGATTGGGGCAAGTAGCGATCGCGTGATCGTCAGTAAAAAAGATGATCTTGCCTATGGTAATGCTATTCGTGCAGCAGTTCCGAATGTTGAGTTTTATACTCTCGGCAGTTTTGGCTTAAAGGTAATGGAAGTTGTCCAAGGTCGTGCTAGTGCCTATATCTATCTCAATCGTCGGGTTAAGCTCTGGGATACGGTGGGACCTTTGGCGATCGCTAAAGCCGCAGGACTAGTTTGTTGTGATCTCTCAGGTCGAGAAATTGGATTTGACTATGATGATATTCATCCTGAGAAATTAACTCACAATCAACTAATTGTGATTGGCTGGTCAAAATTTATCGATGAATATTTAGCAGCAATTTATCAAGAACTGCAAGCCCAAATATAA
- a CDS encoding transposase, with product MTARCNPSGFAAISITGVIAALSFFGSNNAVTFLFYVTEVLVPQLNDTMVVVMDNLNLHCSDEVRTAIEHTGAKLIFLPTYSPDLSPIEMFWSKVKSILRSIVPRTAEQLHEAITLAFNSVSESDFFGWFYECDARNTLI from the coding sequence GTGACTGCGCGTTGTAATCCTTCAGGATTCGCGGCGATCTCCATTACGGGTGTAATTGCGGCTCTATCATTTTTTGGTAGTAACAATGCGGTAACTTTTTTGTTTTATGTGACTGAGGTACTTGTACCTCAGCTAAACGATACGATGGTCGTCGTGATGGACAATCTCAATCTCCACTGTAGCGATGAGGTCAGAACTGCGATTGAGCATACTGGCGCTAAACTGATTTTCTTACCCACTTATTCTCCTGATTTATCACCGATTGAGATGTTTTGGTCTAAAGTCAAATCTATTCTGCGTTCGATTGTTCCGAGAACTGCTGAGCAGCTTCATGAGGCTATCACTCTCGCTTTCAATTCTGTTTCTGAATCTGACTTCTTTGGCTGGTTTTATGAATGTGATGCTCGTAACACACTCATTTGA
- the mtnA gene encoding S-methyl-5-thioribose-1-phosphate isomerase has translation MNSTYKAFWLEAGDLVVIDQTQLPFSLVTKTLKTSTDATLAIKDMTVRGAGVIGNVAAFGVYLAARESKGDLDKIKELSAVIRRARPTAVNLMWAVDRLLSVLEKAATKKLDLVEVALKEAIAIADEDVVGTRNIGKYGCEIIEAIAKTKPNGEPINILTHCNAGWLAIVDRGSALAPIYEAHERGINIHIWVDETRPRNQGANLTAWELGQSQIPHTLIADNTGGLLMQYGKVDLCIVGTDRTTRSGDVANKIGTYLKALAAFDNQIPFYVALPSSTFDMQILDGVKEIAIETRSADEVLYLQGLQDNGEIGKVRVAPLETTALNYGFDVTPARLVTGLITERGICDANETAISAMFLDLIP, from the coding sequence ATGAATTCTACATATAAAGCATTTTGGCTAGAAGCAGGCGATCTCGTTGTGATTGACCAGACCCAACTTCCCTTTAGCCTAGTCACTAAGACCCTCAAAACTAGCACTGATGCTACACTTGCCATTAAAGATATGACCGTGCGTGGCGCAGGTGTAATCGGTAATGTGGCTGCCTTTGGTGTGTACCTTGCTGCTAGAGAAAGCAAAGGGGATCTTGACAAGATTAAAGAACTTTCCGCTGTGATTCGTCGCGCCCGCCCTACTGCTGTCAACCTGATGTGGGCAGTTGATCGCTTACTCTCTGTATTAGAAAAAGCCGCTACGAAAAAACTTGATTTAGTAGAAGTTGCCCTTAAAGAAGCGATCGCTATTGCCGATGAAGATGTAGTTGGTACGCGCAATATTGGCAAATATGGCTGTGAAATAATTGAGGCGATCGCCAAAACAAAGCCCAATGGCGAACCCATTAATATTCTTACCCATTGCAATGCAGGATGGTTAGCGATCGTTGATCGTGGTAGTGCCTTAGCACCGATTTATGAAGCTCATGAGAGGGGAATTAACATTCATATATGGGTCGATGAAACCCGTCCGCGCAATCAGGGCGCGAATTTGACTGCATGGGAACTCGGACAATCGCAGATTCCCCATACATTGATTGCTGATAATACGGGGGGGCTATTAATGCAATATGGCAAGGTCGATCTCTGCATCGTTGGAACAGATCGCACCACCCGTAGTGGTGATGTTGCTAATAAAATCGGTACATATCTCAAGGCTCTTGCCGCTTTTGATAATCAGATTCCCTTCTATGTGGCTCTGCCAAGTTCCACTTTTGATATGCAGATTTTGGATGGCGTGAAAGAAATCGCGATCGAAACTCGTAGTGCTGATGAAGTTCTCTATCTGCAAGGTCTACAGGATAACGGTGAAATAGGCAAAGTACGTGTTGCACCTCTAGAAACTACTGCTTTAAATTACGGATTTGATGTCACACCTGCCCGACTAGTCACAGGATTGATTACTGAGCGTGGTATTTGCGATGCTAATGAAACTGCGATCTCTGCGATGTTTCTCGATCTCATTCCTTAG
- a CDS encoding late competence development ComFB family protein, which yields MESCRNVLIEFVYREAHAQIQSLGSGIRHKYSVNEVIAYALNRLPAMFASTDVELQQKRQECLLMRENITKMTRQALIAVCSDPLRQPQPLADIELANAPYALFCVQELLGWQNLMWCDVSKAIEEALENAIAKYNFENLPPKLSKYGALGRRQINTQMTDDTAQKCSVASESKQSEYDIYMIESNHLVHSLERLVIRIAQKLARNFPPTELKFIRLEDVLARTLNQLPPLYSTSEKGLNHLRNYAKMNIVSEVTIMVHEAMLEVRNLSYQKINPLMFHQIRHEREHALVAVSKLLLNRDVKWQNLAEVVAQSLEQAKMGNICWERSSSKTSVPAKGGFEKQFM from the coding sequence ATGGAATCTTGTCGTAATGTGCTCATTGAATTTGTTTATAGGGAAGCTCATGCTCAAATCCAGAGCTTAGGCAGTGGAATTAGACATAAGTATAGTGTCAATGAAGTCATAGCCTATGCGTTAAATCGCTTGCCTGCGATGTTTGCCTCAACAGATGTCGAATTGCAGCAAAAGCGGCAGGAATGTCTGTTGATGCGAGAAAATATTACAAAAATGACTCGCCAAGCCTTGATAGCAGTGTGCAGTGATCCCTTACGTCAACCGCAACCTCTAGCAGATATTGAGTTAGCTAATGCTCCCTATGCTTTATTCTGTGTTCAAGAATTACTGGGTTGGCAAAATCTCATGTGGTGTGATGTTTCTAAAGCTATAGAAGAAGCTTTAGAAAATGCGATCGCTAAATATAACTTTGAAAATCTGCCTCCAAAGTTAAGTAAGTATGGGGCATTAGGAAGAAGACAGATAAATACTCAAATGACTGATGATACTGCTCAAAAATGTAGTGTTGCTTCTGAATCAAAACAAAGTGAATATGATATCTATATGATTGAATCTAATCATCTTGTGCATTCTCTAGAAAGACTTGTGATTAGAATAGCTCAAAAGCTTGCTCGAAATTTTCCACCTACGGAACTAAAGTTTATTCGTTTAGAAGATGTACTGGCGCGGACTTTAAATCAGTTACCACCGTTATACTCAACTTCGGAAAAAGGATTAAATCATTTACGTAATTATGCCAAAATGAATATTGTCTCTGAAGTAACGATTATGGTGCATGAGGCGATGCTAGAAGTACGGAATCTGAGCTATCAGAAGATCAATCCTTTAATGTTCCATCAAATTCGTCATGAGAGAGAACATGCCTTAGTCGCAGTCAGTAAGTTATTACTGAATCGCGATGTGAAATGGCAAAATTTGGCGGAAGTCGTAGCTCAGTCTTTAGAACAGGCAAAAATGGGAAACATTTGTTGGGAGAGATCATCTTCTAAAACCTCTGTACCAGCCAAAGGGGGCTTTGAAAAGCAATTTATGTAA
- a CDS encoding ubiquinol-cytochrome c reductase iron-sulfur subunit, whose product MDRRKLLSWFGLGWLVSLIPSSLLGCTDSNPNTSVPSTSVASTKSAPESVVAAPSKNFKVIGTVAQLDKDGVLITSDKQIAIVRDPKNKDSLLAVSRTCTHNGCKVNWQTDKKVYVCPCHDAKFAPDGTVLEEPAKKPLTTYTAKIDQGQVLVSS is encoded by the coding sequence ATGGATCGCCGTAAGTTACTTTCTTGGTTTGGCTTAGGATGGCTGGTGAGTTTAATTCCATCGTCATTGCTAGGTTGCACTGATTCCAATCCCAACACATCAGTTCCCTCTACATCAGTTGCGTCAACTAAGTCCGCACCTGAAAGTGTCGTTGCTGCCCCTAGCAAAAATTTTAAAGTGATCGGCACTGTTGCTCAGCTTGATAAGGATGGTGTATTAATCACTTCTGATAAACAAATAGCTATCGTTCGGGATCCGAAAAACAAGGATAGTCTATTAGCAGTCAGCCGCACCTGTACTCATAACGGTTGTAAAGTGAATTGGCAAACTGACAAAAAAGTCTATGTTTGTCCTTGTCATGATGCTAAGTTTGCTCCCGATGGTACAGTTCTGGAAGAACCTGCGAAGAAGCCACTAACAACTTACACAGCTAAAATTGATCAAGGTCAGGTACTAGTTAGTTCATAG
- a CDS encoding cob(I)yrinic acid a,c-diamide adenosyltransferase produces the protein MAAIGIMTAQVRPEREIGQIHVYDGTGKGKSQAALGVVLRSLGLGMSDNSPFGTRILLLRFLKGSEREYSEDAAISALQQGFPHLIDHVRTGRAEFFDAKHVTPFDRQEAERGWAIAKGAMASGLYSVVVLDEINPVLDLGLIPADRVVKDLKSKPPHLEVICTGRGAPQALIDIADLHSEMRSHDDAHAEKYDVTGIEIYTGAGKGKSTSALGRSLKAIGTGISRDLSHRVLIMQWLKGGTGYTEDAAIAALKRGYPHVIDHQRCGRDAIVWRGQQQEIDCIEAQRGWEIAQAAIASGLYKTIILDELNPTVDLELLPVEPICQALLKKSRDTEVIITGRCFNNPAYFDLASVHSEMVCHKHYAEKGVDLKRGVDF, from the coding sequence ATGGCAGCGATTGGCATCATGACTGCTCAGGTGCGTCCCGAACGTGAGATCGGACAAATCCATGTTTATGACGGAACAGGCAAAGGCAAATCACAGGCGGCTCTCGGCGTAGTTCTGCGATCGCTTGGTTTAGGGATGTCCGACAACTCACCCTTTGGCACAAGAATTTTGCTATTGCGCTTTCTTAAAGGCTCCGAGCGTGAATATTCCGAAGATGCTGCAATTTCTGCCTTACAGCAGGGATTTCCTCACTTAATTGATCATGTTCGTACTGGTCGCGCTGAGTTTTTTGATGCCAAGCATGTTACACCATTTGATCGCCAAGAAGCCGAACGCGGTTGGGCGATCGCCAAAGGGGCAATGGCTTCAGGATTATATTCTGTAGTCGTCCTCGATGAAATTAATCCTGTACTCGACTTAGGCTTAATTCCTGCCGATCGCGTTGTTAAGGATTTAAAAAGTAAACCACCACATTTAGAAGTGATCTGTACAGGACGTGGTGCACCCCAAGCCTTAATTGATATCGCTGACCTCCACTCGGAAATGCGCTCACACGATGATGCTCATGCTGAGAAATATGATGTCACAGGCATTGAGATTTATACGGGGGCAGGCAAAGGAAAAAGTACTTCGGCATTAGGTCGATCTCTAAAAGCGATCGGTACTGGCATCAGTCGCGATTTATCCCATCGAGTCCTAATTATGCAATGGCTTAAGGGTGGTACAGGCTATACTGAAGACGCGGCGATCGCTGCCCTCAAGCGTGGCTATCCCCATGTAATAGACCATCAGCGCTGTGGACGTGATGCGATTGTTTGGCGTGGTCAACAGCAGGAAATCGACTGCATCGAAGCGCAGCGGGGTTGGGAAATTGCTCAAGCAGCGATCGCTTCAGGACTTTATAAAACAATCATCCTTGATGAACTCAATCCTACCGTCGATCTCGAATTATTACCCGTAGAGCCAATCTGCCAAGCGTTACTTAAAAAATCTCGTGATACTGAAGTAATCATCACAGGACGTTGTTTCAACAACCCCGCCTACTTTGATCTCGCATCTGTCCATTCCGAAATGGTCTGCCACAAACATTACGCCGAAAAGGGGGTCGATCTTAAGCGTGGTGTAGATTTTTAA
- a CDS encoding nucleotidyltransferase family protein produces MNELKSALVKLYGDRLFSLILFGSHAKGEATSESDIDVMAVLAEYINLIASYQVC; encoded by the coding sequence TTGAACGAGCTAAAGTCTGCTCTGGTGAAACTCTATGGAGATAGATTATTTTCGTTGATTCTTTTTGGTTCTCATGCAAAAGGAGAGGCAACTTCTGAATCAGATATTGATGTGATGGCAGTTTTGGCAGAATACATAAACCTGATCGCCTCTTATCAAGTATGTTAA
- a CDS encoding IS256 family transposase, whose protein sequence is MNIRKELLDELLQECKTPPDLFGEGGILKQLTTALVERALEAELSTHLGYKKHESRPEGQSNSRNGYSQKKVQGDFGIAEIAVPRDRQGEFEPQMVKKGQSRLSGLDEKIVALYARGMSVRDIQGQLQEMYGVEVSPALISNVTDAVIDEVKQWQNRPLDAVYPIVFLDCLVIKVRDNGRVINKSLYFALAVNMDGYKELLGMWISPNEGAKFWLSVLTEIRNRGVKDILIACVDGLTGFPNAIETVFPKTQVQLCIVHMVRNSVAFVPWQQRKQVCADLKAIYAATTESEAEFNLELFAEKWDKLYPSISKSWRSHWANIIPFFAFPLEIRRAIYTTNAIESMNSSLRKVIKSQQIFPTDEAAFKLVYLAMRNISKKWTMPIRDWKPALNRFAILEEDRLHL, encoded by the coding sequence ATGAATATCCGCAAAGAATTGCTAGACGAATTGCTGCAAGAATGTAAAACACCACCCGACCTATTCGGAGAAGGAGGAATCCTGAAACAACTAACCACCGCACTGGTGGAACGAGCATTAGAAGCAGAATTATCAACGCATCTAGGGTACAAGAAGCACGAATCCAGACCAGAAGGACAAAGCAACAGTCGCAACGGCTATAGCCAGAAAAAAGTCCAAGGCGACTTTGGTATAGCCGAAATTGCAGTACCACGCGATCGCCAAGGCGAGTTTGAACCACAGATGGTAAAGAAAGGGCAAAGCCGCTTGTCAGGACTAGATGAAAAGATTGTTGCCCTGTATGCGCGAGGTATGAGTGTCAGGGATATCCAAGGACAGTTGCAAGAAATGTATGGTGTCGAGGTATCACCAGCCCTCATTTCCAATGTCACTGATGCCGTAATTGATGAGGTGAAACAATGGCAAAACCGTCCCCTTGATGCGGTTTATCCAATTGTATTTCTGGACTGTCTAGTCATCAAAGTGCGAGACAATGGCAGGGTGATTAACAAGTCCCTGTACTTTGCCTTGGCGGTGAATATGGACGGATACAAGGAATTATTGGGTATGTGGATTTCACCGAATGAGGGTGCAAAATTCTGGTTATCGGTACTCACCGAAATTCGTAACCGTGGGGTCAAAGATATTTTGATTGCTTGCGTTGACGGTTTGACTGGTTTTCCCAATGCTATCGAAACGGTATTTCCTAAAACGCAGGTGCAGTTGTGCATTGTCCACATGGTCAGAAACTCGGTTGCTTTTGTACCTTGGCAACAGCGTAAGCAGGTTTGTGCCGACCTCAAGGCGATTTATGCGGCGACGACGGAATCGGAGGCGGAGTTTAACCTTGAACTCTTTGCTGAAAAATGGGACAAACTATATCCCTCGATCTCCAAATCTTGGCGCAGTCATTGGGCGAACATTATCCCCTTCTTTGCGTTTCCTCTTGAGATTCGCAGGGCAATTTATACGACTAATGCGATTGAGTCGATGAATAGCAGTTTGCGGAAGGTGATTAAGTCTCAGCAGATTTTTCCGACCGATGAGGCTGCTTTCAAGCTGGTTTACTTGGCTATGCGGAATATTTCTAAGAAATGGACTATGCCCATTCGCGATTGGAAACCTGCTCTCAATCGCTTTGCGATCCTCGAAGAGGATCGGCTCCATCTCTAG
- a CDS encoding bifunctional sterol desaturase/short chain dehydrogenase, with protein sequence MVSLCQFKIVEKVLGKVLSFKGKRIAITGASGTMGRALVAELSKREAQIIALTTLPDASFEVSDHSTIEVIPWRLGHEAELRDRLQKVDILILNHGVNVLGARDSASVYKSYEVNTFSVFRWIDLFLETIPNSENANAKEIWVNTSEAEVNPALSPLYELSKRAIGDLVTLRRLDHACTIRKLILGPFKSNLNPYGVMSASFVAWAIAFLAQLGLRDIIVTINPTTFITYPVKEFWRSLYFRLFSYRSK encoded by the coding sequence ATGGTGAGCCTATGTCAGTTTAAAATTGTAGAGAAGGTTTTGGGTAAGGTATTGTCATTCAAAGGCAAACGTATTGCAATTACAGGTGCTTCAGGCACTATGGGCAGGGCTTTAGTAGCTGAACTAAGTAAACGAGAGGCACAAATAATTGCCCTCACAACTTTACCTGATGCTAGCTTTGAGGTTAGCGATCACTCAACCATCGAAGTGATCCCATGGCGATTAGGGCATGAGGCAGAATTGCGTGATCGCTTACAAAAAGTGGATATTCTCATTCTCAATCATGGTGTTAATGTATTGGGAGCCAGAGATTCAGCATCTGTATACAAATCCTACGAAGTCAATACTTTTTCTGTTTTCCGTTGGATTGATTTATTCCTAGAGACAATACCTAATTCTGAAAATGCAAATGCTAAAGAGATTTGGGTCAATACTTCTGAAGCAGAGGTTAATCCTGCTCTGAGTCCTTTGTATGAACTGTCCAAACGCGCTATTGGCGATTTAGTTACTCTCCGTCGCCTTGATCATGCTTGCACCATTCGCAAATTGATCTTGGGTCCATTTAAAAGCAATCTCAATCCCTATGGGGTGATGTCGGCAAGTTTTGTAGCTTGGGCGATCGCCTTTTTAGCCCAACTCGGTTTACGCGATATTATCGTCACGATTAATCCCACTACCTTTATTACCTATCCTGTCAAAGAATTTTGGCGATCGCTTTATTTCCGACTATTCTCTTACCGTAGTAAGTAA